One Malus domestica chromosome 11, GDT2T_hap1 genomic region harbors:
- the LOC103447480 gene encoding probable disease resistance protein At4g27220, which yields MFFLYPQSKYQSAGIFEKAIFPSKCISWFPSLKDVRLEFMKFEGVLFDLKTHGQTTPIFPQLRELRIFDTSFTHLWKNIPSGFQGFQNLRYLHISYCSGLEYVFSHLIARELLNLEEVEISTCLDMETIVRITKEKEEKATKDMILFPKLNTFELEDLPRLTSLFPEGSTFVWSSTKYMLENNLKKDSTSHDFSTSPTCSSNWCPAGCGCAPYSRPNAHRPIEILPRPINLEVTPTNLEDSNDDDNLENLTVNDCNSMEVIFQLKGPKQEESSHSIEAFNKLSSLRLDRLPGLTRVWEMGSSQPMLTGSSFGNLKSLEVGFCNQLKYLFSSSIVKLLVSIEDIEVHNCEKMEEIVAAEEETDETITLPKVKSIKLESLPKLKYFCGEAYTLKLPSLELLEVINVQDLRPFDSKLVDTHNPRLQVKPTFRQEWTRYALD from the exons ATGTTTTTTCTCTATCCTCAATCAAAATATCAATCTGCAGGCATATTTGAAAAAGCAATATTTCCATCAAAGTGCATTTCATGGTTTCCAAGTTTAAAAGATGTACGTTTGGAATTTATGAAGTTTGAAGGCGTGCTATTTGATCTGAAAACCCATGGCCAGACAACTCCAATATTTCCCCAGTTACGTGAGTTGCGGATATTCGATACTTCGTTTACACACTTGTGGAAAAACATTCCGTCTGGATTTCAAGGCTTCCAAAATTTGAGATATTTGCACATAAGTTATTGTTCTGGTCTAGAATATGTGTTCTCGCATTTAATTGCCCGAGAACTTTTGAATCTTGAAGAGGTAGAGATATCAACATGTCTGGACATGGAAACTATAGTCagaatcacaaaggaaaaagaagaaaaggcgACAAAAGACATGATTTTGTTTCCGAAACTGAACACATTTGAACTAGAAGACCTGCCTCGTCTCACAAGTCTTTTTCCAGAGGGATCTACATTTGTATGGTCATCCACAAAATATATGCTGGAGAATAACTTGAAGAAGGATTCAACAAGTCATGATTTCAGCACTTCTCCAACATGTTCATCAAATTGGTGCCCTGCTGGATGTGGATGCGCACCATATTCAAGACCAAACGCCCACCGCCCCATTGAAATATTGCCACGTCCAATTAACCTGGAG GTTACACCAACTAATCTTGAGGACTCAAATGATGATGATAATCTCGAAAATCTTACTGTAAATGACTGTAATTCGATGGAAGTGATTTTCCAACTCAAGGGACCGAAGCAGGAAGAAAGTAGTCACTCCATTGAAGCATTCAATAAATTGAGTTCCTTGCGGTTAGATAGATTGCCAGGTTTAACGCGTGTTTGGGAGATGGGTAGTTCACAACCGATGTTGACAGGAAGCAGCTTCGGAAACTTGAAATCGCTGGAGGTTGGTTTTTGCAACCAGTTGAAATACTTGTTTTCATCGTCCATAGTCAAACTTCTCGTGAGTATAGAGGACATAGAAGTTCATAACTGTGAGAAGATGGAAGAAATCGTTGCCGCAGAAGAAGAAACTGATGAAACAATTACATTACCTAAAGTGAAGTCCATCAAGCTTGAAAGTCTGCCAAAACTCAAGtatttttgtggtgaagcttatACTTTGAAGTTGCCGTCTTTGGAGTTATTGGAGGTTATTAATGTGCAAGACTTAAGGCCATTTGATTCTAAGCTTGTTGACACGCATAATCCCCGATTGCAAGTAAAACCCACATTTCGACAGGAATGGACAAGGTATGCTTTAGATTAA